The window TATTTTTCAGCCATACATGAAAAAGGATTACGCGAAACAGTTTGCGGAACGCAGGGTTGTAACGATATTGTCTTATATTTAGGAGCAACGTGGACTTTCTCATTTTTCATAATCATTCCCCTTATCATTCCATTGATTCTTGTCCTTTACTGGAGTATTAAGAAAAAGAGTTCCTAACGGCTGCTATAACAGAACAATGGACGATCCATTTGGCTGCTTCTATTGTATTTAATAAGATATCCTAGATTTTTTTAGAGATATTTTTATAAGGGGGGAAAGAAATTGATAGATGAATTAAAAAGAATCGTTAAACATTTACCTGATGATGAAGTAAGAACACTATTATTTCAAACTTTTATTCGAATCCAAATGCTTGATGAAACAGACCGGTATTCTGAAGAACAATTTGTCGTTGACTTGAAAAGAACCTATCATGACTTTCTGAATTTTAAAAGAAACCAAGCTGAAAGGACAGGTAATAGCTGTAAGGTTGTACATATTCTTTTTGGTGATTCAGCATCTGGTAGCATGAAAAGAGTATTAGAAGAAATAGAAAGGCAAAACGATGAAAAGGTCATCTCCTTTTCGGATTTGTTTTCGATTGGCCCCGTTTGGCAATTGCATACTGAGACGGGGCTTAAGCAAAGGGATGAATGGCTAAAAAATCACCTCATTCTTGATGAGGATTATTTAGATGAATACCAGCATCATTTCTATCAAACTACCACAATGATAAACGCTATTCCGAACCATACTAAAATAATCCTTTGGGTTGGAGAAAACGCTCACGAACAGACTGGATTAAGGTATGTTCTGTATTTATTGAGGGATAAAAATAATGATATTTTTATAGGCTTTTCCGAACGAGAAAACCCACCAAGGGCGTTAGCCCGCCTTTAGGCGTGGGATGATAGTGAGGTCGGTCAAGGGATGGCTTTAGTCATCTTAATTGACCGAAAATTTCACCAAAATAATTATTCGCTTCCATATTTTGATATATAATAAACATATAACAAGGAGGTGAAAACATGTACTTGACGCAAAGCAATCAAATACGAGGTCTTTCTAAAGAGCAATTTCAACAATTAAGAGAAATGTGCCACTATGCAAAAAATCTATATAACGTAGGGCTCTATAATATTCGCCAGCATTACTTTGTAGAAAAAACCTTCTTGAAATATGAATCGAACTATCATGTAGCGAAAACCAATGAAAATTACAAGCTTATTCAAGCAGGTGTTTCTCAACAGATTCTTAAAGTAGTGGATCGTTCTTTCAAAAGTTTCTTTAATCTAATAAAGAAAGCTAAGAAAGGCGAATACCGTTTTCAAGATATTAAAATGCCTGGTTACTTAAAGAAAGATGGTTTGTTTAATCTCATTTTTTCTACGAATGCTATCAATATTAAAGATGATTTCTTTCGTGTGGCTGTTTCGAATGCTTACAAAAAATTACACCCT of the Bacillus tuaregi genome contains:
- a CDS encoding DUF1835 domain-containing protein: MIDELKRIVKHLPDDEVRTLLFQTFIRIQMLDETDRYSEEQFVVDLKRTYHDFLNFKRNQAERTGNSCKVVHILFGDSASGSMKRVLEEIERQNDEKVISFSDLFSIGPVWQLHTETGLKQRDEWLKNHLILDEDYLDEYQHHFYQTTTMINAIPNHTKIILWVGENAHEQTGLRYVLYLLRDKNNDIFIGFSERENPPRALARL